One Kineococcus aurantiacus genomic window carries:
- a CDS encoding helix-turn-helix domain-containing protein, with translation MRPARVVAALVGDRVAAFELGTAAQVFGLDRSGEGFPVTGFLLCGPRPGPVPTTTGFDVHVPHGLDALERADLVVVPAWPDLDAPLPPGVAEGVRAAVDRGADVLTICSGAFVPAAAGLLDGRAATTHWQFADRFARSFPRVRLQRDVLYAEDGPFVTSAGAAAGLDACLHVVRRDRGAAHANALARRLVTAAHREGGQAQFVDHPVPEAGDELAAVLDWARDHLDRELTVAELARRALTSPRTFARRFRAATGTTPHRWLVEERLRRAEELLERTDLTVEAVARRCGAGTADALRRQFAARRGVGPATHRRTFRDPLAGPTRPPSATLSGEPVDVP, from the coding sequence GTGCGCCCCGCCCGTGTCGTCGCCGCCCTCGTCGGGGACCGCGTCGCGGCCTTCGAGCTCGGCACCGCCGCGCAGGTCTTCGGCCTCGACCGGTCCGGGGAGGGTTTCCCCGTGACGGGTTTCCTGCTGTGCGGGCCGCGGCCGGGCCCGGTCCCCACGACGACGGGTTTCGACGTCCACGTGCCGCACGGGCTCGACGCGCTGGAGCGGGCCGACCTCGTCGTGGTCCCGGCCTGGCCCGACCTCGACGCCCCGCTGCCGCCGGGGGTGGCCGAGGGGGTGCGGGCCGCCGTGGACCGCGGCGCCGACGTCCTGACGATCTGCTCGGGGGCCTTCGTCCCGGCCGCGGCCGGGCTGCTCGACGGGCGGGCCGCGACGACCCACTGGCAGTTCGCGGACCGGTTCGCGCGCAGCTTCCCGCGCGTGCGGCTCCAGCGCGACGTCCTGTACGCCGAGGACGGGCCGTTCGTCACCAGCGCGGGCGCGGCCGCCGGGCTGGACGCGTGCCTGCACGTGGTGCGGCGCGACCGCGGGGCCGCCCACGCCAACGCCCTGGCCCGGCGGCTGGTGACGGCCGCGCACCGCGAGGGCGGGCAGGCGCAGTTCGTCGACCACCCGGTCCCGGAGGCCGGGGACGAGCTGGCCGCCGTCCTGGACTGGGCGCGGGACCACCTGGACCGGGAGCTGACCGTGGCCGAGCTGGCCCGCCGGGCCCTGACGTCCCCGCGCACGTTCGCCCGCCGGTTCCGCGCCGCGACGGGGACGACCCCGCACCGCTGGCTCGTCGAGGAGCGGCTGCGCCGGGCCGAGGAGCTGCTCGAGCGCACCGACCTGACGGTCGAGGCGGTGGCGCGCCGGTGCGGCGCGGGCACCGCCGACGCCCTGCGCCGGCAGTTCGCGGCCCGCCGGGGCGTGGGCCCGGCCACCCACCGCCGCACGTTCCGCGACCCGCTCGCCGGTCCCACCCGGCCACCTTCGGCGACGCTGAGTGGTGAACCGGTCGACGTTCCGTGA
- a CDS encoding methyltransferase domain-containing protein translates to MESPEFDSAAHARSFGAAAGEYARARPGYPDDAVGFLVGDARRVLDLGAGTGKFTASLVARGLDVVAVEPSSRMLAQLRAGLDVEAHEGTAEATGLPGASVDAVVVAQAWHWVDPGRAVPEVARVLRPGGTLGLVWNVRDESVPWVRRVWAVAQQGTEHELRASAATVGAPFGDPETFTTRFEHVTDRAGILDLVASRSYVIVLPEDRRAALLAEVGRLLDAEFPDGGPVRLPYLTHCTRFTLG, encoded by the coding sequence GTGGAGTCCCCGGAGTTCGACAGCGCCGCCCACGCCCGCTCCTTCGGTGCCGCCGCGGGCGAGTACGCCCGCGCCCGCCCGGGGTACCCCGACGACGCCGTCGGCTTCCTCGTCGGCGACGCCCGCCGCGTCCTGGACCTGGGCGCCGGGACGGGCAAGTTCACCGCGTCCCTGGTCGCCCGGGGGCTCGACGTCGTCGCGGTGGAACCGTCCTCGCGGATGCTGGCGCAGTTGCGGGCGGGCCTGGACGTGGAGGCGCACGAGGGCACCGCGGAGGCGACGGGCCTGCCCGGCGCCTCCGTCGACGCCGTCGTCGTCGCCCAGGCGTGGCACTGGGTCGACCCCGGCCGGGCCGTGCCGGAGGTGGCACGCGTGCTGCGGCCCGGCGGGACGCTCGGCCTGGTCTGGAACGTGCGGGACGAGTCGGTGCCGTGGGTCCGGCGTGTGTGGGCGGTCGCCCAGCAGGGCACCGAGCACGAGCTGCGGGCCAGCGCCGCGACCGTCGGCGCCCCGTTCGGGGACCCGGAGACGTTCACGACGCGGTTCGAGCACGTCACCGACCGCGCCGGGATCCTCGACCTCGTCGCCTCCCGCAGCTACGTCATCGTGCTGCCCGAGGACCGCCGGGCCGCGCTGCTCGCCGAGGTGGGCCGCCTGCTCGACGCCGAGTTCCCCGACGGCGGCCCGGTCCGCCTGCCCTACCTGACCCACTGCACGCGCTTCACGCTCGGCTGA
- a CDS encoding ATP-binding cassette domain-containing protein, giving the protein MSATLVAKDLSAAHGTRALFSGLDLVVAPGDVVGLVGANGAGKSTLLRLLAGVDRPGTGTVSLSPPTATVGYLPQEPDRRPGETVARFLGRRTGVTAAQEEMDAAAAALAEGAAGADDRYADALDRWLALGGADLDERRDEVLADVGFTPSAEAPMTSLSGGQAARAGLAALLLSRYDVFLLDEPTNDLDLEGLARLERFVTGLRSPAVVVSHDREFLARTVDRVVELDLAQQLVRVVGGGYEAFLAEREVQRRHAREAYDEYAETRSGLEARARMQRGWMAQGVRNAVRKGDPDKNIRAKMREGSEKQAAKARQTDRMIERLEVVEEPRKEWKLQMSIAAAPRSGSVVATLREAVVRRGAFTLGPVTLSVDAGDRVAVTGPNGAGKSTLLNLLLGRLEPDAGTAATGSGVEVGEIDQARGAFLDDRTLARAFGDEVPAWPDAEVRTLLAKFGLGAHHVGRTAASLSPGERTRAALALLQARGVNLLVLDEPTNHLDLPAIEQLEEALASYAGTLLLVSHDRRLLEAVEVTRRLVVEDGRVREL; this is encoded by the coding sequence GTGAGTGCCACCCTCGTCGCCAAGGACCTCAGCGCCGCCCACGGGACCCGCGCGCTGTTCTCCGGCCTGGACCTCGTCGTCGCCCCCGGGGACGTCGTCGGCCTCGTCGGCGCGAACGGGGCGGGCAAGTCGACGCTGCTGCGGCTCCTGGCCGGGGTGGACCGGCCCGGGACGGGCACCGTCTCGCTGTCCCCGCCGACGGCGACCGTCGGCTACCTGCCGCAGGAACCGGACCGCCGCCCGGGCGAGACCGTCGCGCGGTTCCTGGGCCGCCGCACCGGCGTCACCGCCGCGCAGGAGGAGATGGACGCCGCCGCGGCCGCCCTGGCCGAGGGGGCCGCGGGCGCGGACGACCGCTACGCCGACGCCCTGGACCGCTGGCTGGCCCTCGGCGGCGCCGACCTCGACGAGCGCCGCGACGAGGTCCTGGCCGACGTCGGGTTCACCCCCTCGGCCGAGGCTCCCATGACGTCGCTGTCCGGCGGGCAGGCCGCGCGCGCGGGGCTGGCGGCGCTGCTGCTGTCCCGCTACGACGTGTTCTTGCTCGACGAGCCCACCAACGACCTCGACCTGGAGGGCCTGGCCCGGCTGGAGCGGTTCGTCACCGGGCTGCGCTCCCCCGCCGTCGTCGTCAGCCACGACCGGGAGTTCCTGGCCCGCACCGTCGACCGCGTCGTGGAGCTGGACCTGGCCCAGCAGCTCGTCCGCGTCGTCGGTGGCGGGTACGAGGCGTTCCTGGCCGAGCGGGAGGTGCAGCGCCGGCACGCCCGCGAGGCCTACGACGAGTACGCCGAGACGAGGTCGGGGCTGGAGGCGCGCGCCCGGATGCAGCGCGGCTGGATGGCCCAGGGCGTGCGCAACGCCGTCCGCAAGGGCGACCCCGACAAGAACATCCGCGCCAAGATGCGCGAGGGCAGCGAGAAGCAGGCCGCCAAGGCCCGGCAGACCGACCGGATGATCGAGCGGCTGGAGGTCGTGGAGGAACCCCGCAAGGAGTGGAAGCTGCAGATGTCGATCGCGGCGGCCCCCCGCTCGGGGTCCGTCGTGGCGACGCTGCGCGAGGCCGTCGTGCGGCGCGGCGCGTTCACCCTCGGCCCCGTCACGCTGTCGGTCGACGCCGGGGACCGGGTCGCGGTCACCGGCCCGAACGGCGCGGGGAAGTCGACGCTGCTGAACCTGCTGCTGGGCCGGCTGGAACCGGACGCCGGGACGGCGGCGACCGGTTCGGGCGTCGAGGTCGGCGAGATCGACCAGGCGCGCGGGGCGTTCCTCGACGACCGCACGCTGGCCCGCGCCTTCGGCGACGAGGTCCCCGCGTGGCCCGACGCGGAGGTGCGGACGCTGCTGGCGAAGTTCGGGCTCGGCGCGCACCACGTGGGCCGCACCGCCGCGAGCCTGTCGCCGGGTGAGCGCACCCGCGCCGCCCTGGCGCTGCTGCAGGCCCGCGGGGTGAACCTGCTCGTCCTGGACGAACCCACCAACCACCTGGACCTGCCCGCGATCGAGCAGCTGGAGGAGGCGCTGGCGAGCTACGCCGGGACGCTGCTGCTCGTCAGCCACGACCGCAGGCTGCTGGAGGCCGTCGAGGTGACCCGCCGCCTCGTCGTCGAGGACGGGCGGGTCCGGGAGCTGTGA
- a CDS encoding MFS transporter gives MPLAILALAIGAFGIGTTEFVAMGLLPQMAATFHVSIAAAGWLISAYALGVVVGAPTLTALTHSLPRKKVLAGLMGLFVVGHAATALAPTFHLLIGARFLSGLSHGAFFGASAVVARKIAPPGRQGQALALVFTGLTVANVVGVPVGTYVGQQLGWRLTFSLVGLIGLVTIGAILAIVPEVETRSGPLRTEFAAFRRRQVWWTLLITTVGFASLFTVLSYVSPLLTDVAGFSEGSVSWVLVLFGLGATLGNLVGGRLADWRPYRTLAAGFVGQVVVFGGLFLFSGSKVAAAAGVFLFAFIGFVMSAPIQTRGILAAGGGASMASAAMQAAFNIGNAMGAFLGGAAIDAGFGYASTALVALVLALLGLVVLVEATRVDKNGRAPIDPAVPALPAQRRRRVRDTVEG, from the coding sequence GTGCCCCTCGCCATCCTGGCTCTCGCCATCGGTGCCTTCGGCATCGGAACGACCGAGTTCGTGGCCATGGGACTGCTGCCCCAGATGGCCGCCACCTTCCACGTCTCCATCGCCGCCGCCGGCTGGCTCATCTCGGCCTACGCGCTCGGCGTCGTGGTGGGCGCCCCCACGCTCACGGCCCTCACGCACTCCCTGCCCCGCAAGAAGGTCCTGGCGGGTCTCATGGGGCTGTTCGTCGTCGGCCACGCCGCGACGGCGCTCGCGCCGACCTTCCACCTGCTCATCGGCGCCCGGTTCCTCTCGGGCCTGTCGCACGGCGCGTTCTTCGGCGCCTCGGCCGTCGTCGCCCGCAAGATCGCCCCGCCCGGGCGGCAGGGGCAGGCGCTGGCCCTGGTGTTCACGGGGCTGACCGTCGCGAACGTCGTCGGCGTCCCGGTCGGCACCTACGTCGGGCAGCAGCTGGGCTGGCGGCTCACGTTCTCCCTCGTGGGCCTCATCGGCCTGGTGACGATCGGCGCGATCCTCGCGATCGTGCCCGAGGTCGAGACCCGCTCGGGCCCGCTGCGCACGGAGTTCGCCGCCTTCCGCCGCCGGCAGGTCTGGTGGACGCTGCTCATCACGACGGTCGGTTTCGCCAGCCTGTTCACGGTCCTCAGCTACGTCTCGCCGCTGCTGACCGACGTCGCCGGGTTCTCCGAGGGCTCGGTCAGCTGGGTGCTGGTCCTCTTCGGCCTCGGCGCGACCCTGGGCAACCTCGTCGGCGGGCGGCTGGCCGACTGGCGCCCGTACCGGACGCTGGCCGCCGGGTTCGTCGGTCAGGTCGTCGTGTTCGGGGGGCTGTTCCTGTTCTCGGGGAGCAAGGTCGCCGCGGCCGCCGGGGTCTTCCTCTTCGCCTTCATCGGGTTCGTCATGTCCGCCCCGATCCAGACCCGCGGGATCCTGGCCGCCGGCGGGGGCGCGTCGATGGCCTCCGCGGCCATGCAGGCCGCGTTCAACATCGGCAACGCGATGGGCGCCTTCCTCGGCGGCGCCGCGATCGACGCGGGGTTCGGGTACGCCTCGACCGCGCTCGTCGCGCTCGTCCTGGCCCTGCTCGGGCTGGTGGTCCTCGTCGAGGCCACGCGCGTCGACAAGAACGGCCGCGCCCCGATCGACCCGGCGGTGCCCGCCCTCCCGGCGCAGCGGCGCCGGCGGGTGCGTGACACGGTCGAGGGGTGA
- a CDS encoding GNAT family N-acetyltransferase, whose protein sequence is MSLQIHERPLGDPDLDGLVEAAVAELNRRYREPGEPEEEYPLETDAVCHVAYVDGAPAGCLARVDVDEPGWEGCVEMKRVFVAEGFRGRGVARALVTRFEQEARAAGARRVRLETGTRQPEAMALYEAVGYVRSPENFGPWADSPLSVCYTKSLS, encoded by the coding sequence GTGAGCCTGCAGATCCACGAACGACCGCTGGGCGACCCCGACCTCGACGGACTCGTCGAGGCGGCGGTCGCCGAGCTGAACCGCCGCTACCGCGAGCCGGGGGAACCCGAGGAGGAGTACCCCCTGGAGACGGACGCCGTGTGCCACGTCGCCTACGTCGACGGCGCGCCGGCCGGGTGCCTGGCCCGCGTCGACGTCGACGAGCCGGGCTGGGAGGGCTGCGTGGAGATGAAGCGGGTCTTCGTCGCGGAGGGGTTCCGCGGCCGGGGGGTGGCGCGCGCGCTGGTGACCCGCTTCGAGCAGGAGGCGCGCGCGGCCGGGGCGCGGCGGGTGCGGCTGGAGACCGGGACCCGGCAGCCGGAGGCGATGGCGCTGTACGAGGCGGTGGGCTACGTCCGCTCGCCGGAGAACTTCGGCCCGTGGGCGGACAGCCCGCTGTCGGTCTGCTACACCAAGTCGCTGAGCTGA
- a CDS encoding Nramp family divalent metal transporter, whose product MTTDAPTSAPARAGRRSLLRLLGPAFVAAIAYVDPGNVAANLTAGAGYGYLLLWVLVAANAMAVLVQYLSAKLAVVSGRTLPEVLRDRLGRPARLAYWAQAELVAVATDLAEVIGGAVALNLLFGTPLLVGGIVVGLVSVGLLALHNHRGVRRFEAVIVGLLLVIVVGFVSGVVLAPPDAAEAAAGLVPRFAGAETVLLAASMLGATVMPHAVYLHSAMARDHHGTVEPAQRRRVLRATRVDVVSALLVAGLVNISMLLLAASALRGVAGTDTLEGAHAAVATHLGTGAALLFAIGLLASGLASTSVGAYAGAVIMQGLLRVDVPLLVRRVVTLVPALVCLGIGVDPTRALVVSQVVLSFGIPFALIPLVRLTSSPGLMGEHVNRVSTRALATVAVVLVVALNVALLYLTFFG is encoded by the coding sequence ATGACGACGGACGCCCCCACCTCCGCGCCCGCCCGCGCCGGCCGGCGCTCGCTGCTGCGCCTGCTGGGGCCCGCGTTCGTCGCGGCCATCGCCTACGTCGACCCCGGCAACGTCGCCGCCAACCTCACCGCCGGCGCCGGGTACGGGTACCTGCTGCTGTGGGTGCTCGTCGCCGCCAACGCCATGGCCGTCCTCGTGCAGTACCTGTCGGCCAAGCTCGCCGTCGTCAGCGGCCGGACCCTGCCGGAGGTGCTGCGCGACCGGCTGGGCCGCCCCGCCCGCCTGGCGTACTGGGCCCAGGCCGAGCTGGTGGCGGTCGCGACCGACCTCGCCGAGGTCATCGGCGGGGCCGTCGCGCTGAACCTGCTGTTCGGCACCCCGCTGCTCGTCGGCGGGATCGTCGTCGGGCTGGTCTCCGTGGGCCTGCTGGCCCTGCACAACCACCGCGGGGTGCGGCGGTTCGAGGCCGTCATCGTCGGCCTGCTGCTCGTCATCGTCGTGGGGTTCGTCTCCGGGGTGGTGCTGGCGCCACCGGACGCGGCCGAGGCGGCGGCCGGTCTGGTCCCGCGGTTCGCCGGGGCCGAGACGGTCCTGCTGGCCGCGAGCATGCTCGGCGCGACCGTCATGCCGCACGCCGTCTACCTGCACTCGGCGATGGCCCGCGACCACCACGGGACCGTCGAGCCCGCGCAGCGCCGCCGGGTGCTGCGCGCGACCCGCGTCGACGTCGTCTCGGCGCTGCTCGTGGCCGGGCTGGTGAACATCTCGATGCTGCTGCTGGCCGCCTCGGCGCTGCGGGGCGTGGCGGGCACCGACACGCTGGAGGGCGCCCACGCGGCCGTCGCGACCCACCTGGGGACCGGCGCGGCCCTGCTGTTCGCGATCGGCCTGCTGGCCTCGGGGCTGGCCTCGACGTCGGTCGGCGCCTACGCCGGTGCGGTGATCATGCAGGGGCTGCTGCGCGTCGACGTCCCGCTGCTGGTGCGCCGGGTCGTCACCCTCGTCCCGGCGCTGGTGTGCCTGGGGATCGGGGTGGACCCGACCCGCGCGCTGGTCGTGTCCCAGGTCGTGCTGAGCTTCGGGATCCCCTTCGCGCTGATCCCCCTGGTCCGGCTCACGAGCTCGCCGGGCCTCATGGGCGAGCACGTGAACCGGGTCTCCACGCGGGCGCTGGCCACCGTGGCCGTCGTGCTGGTCGTGGCGCTGAACGTGGCGCTGCTCTACCTGACGTTCTTCGGCTGA
- a CDS encoding aldo/keto reductase encodes MHYRPLGRTGIKVSPFALGAMMFGAVGNPDHDESIAMVHRALDAGINLVDTADFYSHGESEEIVGKAIAGRRDDVVLATKFHLPMGTDPNARGNSRRWVVRALEDSLRRLGTDHVDLYQVHRPDPDTDVEETLSALTDLVRAGKVRAIGTSSFPASEVVEAQWVSERRGLERFRTEQPTYSILNRGIENELLPVAQRYGMGTLVYSPLSGGMLTGRYRKGAPVDSMRAGMFRYFSDERRLDAVEQLVVLADEVGVKLTHLALAFVVAHPGVTSAILGPRTPEQLDDLLAGADVVLDDAVLDRIDAIVPPGEDVGLLDMQYRTPPITDASLRRRATAVRAAA; translated from the coding sequence GTGCACTACCGACCCCTCGGCCGCACCGGCATCAAGGTCAGCCCCTTCGCCCTCGGCGCCATGATGTTCGGCGCCGTCGGCAACCCCGACCACGACGAGTCGATCGCCATGGTCCACCGCGCCCTCGACGCCGGGATCAACCTCGTCGACACGGCCGACTTCTACTCCCACGGCGAGTCCGAGGAGATCGTCGGCAAGGCGATCGCCGGCCGCCGCGACGACGTCGTGCTCGCCACGAAGTTCCACCTGCCCATGGGGACCGACCCCAACGCCCGCGGGAACTCCCGGCGCTGGGTCGTGCGCGCCCTCGAGGACTCCCTGCGGCGCCTGGGCACCGACCACGTCGACCTCTACCAGGTCCACCGCCCCGACCCCGACACCGACGTCGAGGAGACGCTGTCCGCGCTGACCGACCTCGTCCGGGCGGGCAAGGTGCGCGCCATCGGCACCTCCAGCTTCCCCGCCAGCGAGGTCGTCGAGGCCCAGTGGGTCTCCGAGCGCCGCGGGCTGGAACGCTTCCGCACCGAGCAGCCGACCTACTCGATCCTCAACCGCGGCATCGAGAACGAGCTCCTGCCCGTCGCCCAGCGGTACGGGATGGGCACCCTCGTCTACTCCCCGCTGTCCGGCGGGATGCTCACCGGCCGCTACCGCAAGGGCGCCCCCGTCGACTCGATGCGTGCCGGCATGTTCCGCTACTTCTCCGACGAGCGGCGCCTCGACGCCGTCGAGCAGCTCGTCGTCCTGGCCGACGAGGTCGGCGTCAAGCTCACCCACCTCGCGCTGGCCTTCGTCGTCGCCCACCCCGGCGTCACGTCCGCGATCCTCGGCCCGCGCACGCCGGAGCAGCTCGACGACCTGCTCGCCGGCGCCGACGTCGTGCTCGACGACGCCGTCCTGGACCGGATCGACGCGATCGTGCCGCCGGGCGAGGACGTCGGGCTGCTCGACATGCAGTACCGGACGCCCCCGATCACCGACGCCTCGCTGCGCCGGCGGGCGACCGCGGTGCGCGCGGCGGCCTGA
- a CDS encoding TetR/AcrR family transcriptional regulator gives MAERKVRADAQRNLDALLVAARDVFAVSGVDAPVREIAAKAGVGVGTVYRHFPQRSDLVTAVFRHEVDACAEQAPLLAAQHPPVEALHRWLLRFTGFVAAKRGLAAALHSGDPAFETLPAYFSSRFEPALGALLDAAVETGDIRPVLTPDELLVTLSRLSTPDQDYTERVVDLLLDGLRHRP, from the coding sequence ATGGCTGAACGCAAGGTCCGCGCCGACGCGCAACGCAACCTCGACGCGCTGCTCGTCGCCGCCCGCGACGTCTTCGCCGTCTCCGGGGTCGACGCCCCCGTCCGCGAGATCGCCGCGAAGGCCGGCGTCGGCGTCGGCACCGTCTACCGGCACTTCCCGCAGCGCTCGGACCTCGTGACCGCCGTGTTCCGCCACGAGGTCGACGCCTGCGCCGAGCAGGCCCCCCTGCTCGCCGCGCAGCACCCCCCGGTCGAGGCGCTGCACCGGTGGCTGCTCCGCTTCACCGGTTTCGTCGCCGCCAAGCGCGGCCTCGCCGCCGCCCTGCACTCCGGCGACCCCGCCTTCGAGACCCTGCCCGCCTACTTCTCCAGCCGCTTCGAGCCCGCCCTCGGCGCGCTGCTCGACGCCGCGGTGGAGACCGGCGACATCCGCCCCGTCCTGACCCCCGACGAACTGCTCGTCACGCTGTCCCGGCTCTCCACGCCGGACCAGGACTACACCGAGCGCGTCGTCGACCTGCTCCTCGACGGCCTGCGCCACCGCCCCTGA